Proteins encoded in a region of the Mycolicibacterium neoaurum genome:
- a CDS encoding carotenoid oxygenase family protein: protein MSSGSALPETGDFFRRGNYAPVADELTAYDLPIRGAIPPELNGWYLRNGPNPREAVGHWFTGEGMIHGVRIEDGAAKWYRNRWVRTDSFDSDIPVYNPDGTRNLRSAVANTHVVNHAGRTLALVESSFPYEIGKELETLGAYDFGGKLTDSMTAHPKICPTTGEMHFFGYGSLVAPYVTYHRVAADGALIIDRPVDVGALTMMHDFAMTAEHVIFMDLPVVFDIDIAAKGEGQMPYRWRDDYGARLGVLRRDDPFGEIRWFDIDPCYVFHVANAFDSANSIVLQAVRYPELWRNDGGFAEQAVMWEWRIDLDRAVVSERQIDDRAIEFPRIDDRLAGLPARYAVSVGQTELVRHDLGTGSAVTHSFGASVSGEAVFVPGPGPADESNGWYISYVYDPTRDGSELVILDASDFAGDPVAIITLPQRVPFGFHGNWIDA, encoded by the coding sequence ATGTCCTCAGGTTCCGCCCTACCCGAGACCGGTGACTTCTTCCGGCGCGGCAACTATGCACCGGTCGCCGACGAGCTGACCGCCTACGACTTGCCGATCCGCGGGGCGATCCCGCCGGAGTTGAACGGTTGGTATCTGCGCAACGGGCCGAATCCGCGAGAAGCCGTGGGGCATTGGTTCACCGGCGAAGGGATGATCCACGGCGTGCGCATCGAGGACGGTGCGGCCAAGTGGTACCGCAACCGCTGGGTTCGCACCGACAGCTTCGACTCCGACATCCCGGTCTACAACCCCGACGGCACCCGCAATCTACGGTCCGCGGTGGCCAACACGCACGTCGTCAATCACGCCGGCCGCACGCTCGCCCTGGTCGAGTCCTCCTTTCCCTATGAGATCGGCAAGGAACTCGAGACGTTGGGCGCCTATGATTTCGGCGGAAAGCTCACCGATTCCATGACTGCCCATCCCAAGATCTGTCCGACGACGGGGGAGATGCATTTCTTCGGGTACGGCAGTCTTGTCGCCCCGTATGTCACCTACCACCGGGTGGCCGCGGACGGCGCGCTGATCATCGACCGTCCCGTCGACGTCGGTGCGCTCACGATGATGCACGACTTCGCGATGACTGCCGAACATGTCATCTTCATGGATCTGCCGGTGGTGTTCGATATCGACATCGCCGCCAAGGGTGAGGGGCAGATGCCCTACCGCTGGCGTGACGACTACGGCGCGCGCCTCGGCGTGCTACGCCGCGACGACCCGTTCGGTGAGATCCGCTGGTTCGATATCGACCCGTGCTATGTGTTCCACGTCGCAAACGCCTTCGACAGTGCGAACAGCATTGTGCTGCAGGCGGTCCGATATCCGGAACTGTGGCGCAACGACGGCGGTTTCGCCGAGCAGGCGGTGATGTGGGAGTGGCGCATCGACCTGGACCGGGCGGTCGTTTCGGAGCGTCAGATCGACGACCGCGCCATCGAGTTCCCGCGAATCGACGACCGGCTGGCCGGGCTGCCCGCCCGCTACGCCGTGTCGGTGGGGCAGACCGAATTGGTGCGCCACGACCTGGGCACCGGTTCGGCCGTGACGCATTCCTTCGGGGCATCGGTATCCGGTGAGGCCGTTTTCGTCCCAGGTCCCGGGCCCGCCGACGAAAGCAACGGCTGGTACATCAGCTATGTGTACGACCCGACCCGAGACGGCAGTGAACTGGTGATCCTGGATGCCTCCGACTTCGCCGGTGACCCGGTTGCGATCATCACGCTGCCGCAGCGGGTGCCCTTCGGCTTCCACGGGAACTGGATCGACGCCTGA
- a CDS encoding PadR family transcriptional regulator: MSLRMAALGMLAQQPGSGYDLLKRFEMSMANVWPATQSQLYAELNRLADHGLIEVAEIGPRGRKLYRVTTAGRSELLRWIASPQDDPPYRSPELLRIFLLGELPRAQASEHVRSLAEHAESELARLTALRDSPDCADMPDKDFFGFAALQYGLRFQAMQAEWARWLESTMATSNVASR; encoded by the coding sequence ATGAGTTTGCGAATGGCCGCCCTCGGCATGCTGGCACAACAACCCGGCAGCGGATACGACCTGCTCAAACGGTTCGAGATGTCGATGGCCAACGTCTGGCCCGCCACCCAGAGCCAGCTCTACGCGGAGCTGAACCGACTGGCCGATCATGGATTGATCGAGGTGGCCGAGATCGGCCCGCGGGGCCGCAAGCTCTATCGCGTCACGACGGCCGGGCGCTCCGAACTTCTGCGCTGGATCGCCAGCCCGCAGGACGATCCGCCCTATCGAAGCCCCGAACTCTTGCGCATCTTCCTGCTCGGTGAACTGCCGCGTGCACAAGCGTCCGAGCACGTTCGCAGCCTCGCCGAGCACGCCGAGTCCGAACTTGCCAGGTTGACCGCGCTGCGCGACAGCCCGGACTGCGCCGATATGCCGGACAAGGATTTCTTCGGATTCGCAGCTCTGCAGTACGGCCTGCGCTTCCAGGCCATGCAGGCCGAGTGGGCGCGGTGGCTGGAATCCACCATGGCCACATCAAACGTTGCATCTCGATAG
- a CDS encoding PadR family transcriptional regulator, translated as MNTPFNSHPENSPFGATPFGAAPGRFGFDRRHARREFREQVRAQAGGPQGPFGPGFGFGPSFGPGFGFGPGPRGGHRGRGGRGRGRRGDVRAAILALLTDRPMHGYEMTQEIAARSNDLWKPSPGSVYPTLQLLVDEGLIVPTESAGSKKTFELTEEGRAAAEKIETPPWEEIAGDADPNEMNLRAALGQLFGAVAQANHAASDDQQRRILDIVNNARREVYQILGEE; from the coding sequence ATGAATACGCCTTTCAACTCACACCCTGAGAACTCGCCATTCGGCGCCACCCCGTTCGGCGCCGCCCCCGGCCGCTTCGGCTTCGACCGCCGCCATGCCCGCCGCGAATTCCGCGAGCAGGTCCGCGCCCAGGCCGGCGGCCCGCAGGGACCATTCGGTCCCGGCTTCGGCTTCGGCCCGTCGTTCGGTCCGGGCTTCGGCTTCGGCCCCGGTCCCCGCGGCGGACACCGCGGGCGCGGCGGTCGCGGACGCGGCAGGCGCGGCGACGTCCGCGCGGCGATCCTCGCCCTGCTCACCGACCGACCGATGCACGGTTACGAGATGACGCAGGAGATCGCCGCCCGCAGCAACGATCTGTGGAAGCCCAGCCCGGGCTCGGTCTATCCGACGCTGCAACTGCTCGTCGACGAGGGCCTGATCGTCCCCACCGAGAGCGCGGGCAGCAAGAAGACCTTCGAACTGACCGAGGAAGGCCGGGCCGCGGCCGAGAAGATCGAAACCCCGCCGTGGGAGGAGATCGCCGGCGATGCCGACCCGAACGAGATGAACCTGCGGGCCGCGCTCGGCCAGCTCTTCGGGGCGGTTGCGCAGGCGAACCACGCCGCCAGCGACGACCAACAGCGACGCATCCTCGACATCGTCAACAACGCCCGGCGCGAGGTCTACCAGATCCTCGGCGAGGAGTGA
- a CDS encoding methyltransferase domain-containing protein, with the protein MQAPVTGIDGMPRGGPDASCLDRLLWTDRSEYLDRDDVDPGVKRSVVDALNWTGHVFGSHEQFAAIALEEIADVPDPRILELGAGHGALATKLLEFHPSAHVTVTDIADDAVAAMAAGPLGEHPRATVRVVDATSIDAPDRQFALSVFALSLHHLPPAAAATVLAEGTRVADKLLIIDLPRPPAPVHVLRLATMLPLAPFVPFVHDGVISSLRSYSSSALRALADHAGVDIELRSSLFGPQIAVATRR; encoded by the coding sequence ATGCAAGCCCCAGTGACCGGGATCGACGGGATGCCGCGAGGGGGGCCCGACGCATCGTGCCTGGACCGCCTGCTGTGGACCGACCGATCCGAATACCTGGACCGCGACGATGTCGATCCCGGCGTGAAACGCAGCGTCGTCGATGCGTTGAACTGGACCGGTCACGTCTTCGGCAGCCATGAGCAGTTCGCCGCCATCGCGCTCGAAGAGATCGCCGACGTTCCCGACCCGCGCATCCTGGAACTCGGCGCGGGCCACGGTGCACTTGCGACGAAGCTGCTCGAATTCCATCCGAGCGCCCATGTCACCGTCACCGATATCGCCGATGACGCGGTGGCGGCGATGGCCGCCGGTCCGCTCGGCGAGCATCCGCGGGCGACGGTGCGGGTCGTGGACGCGACATCGATCGACGCGCCGGACCGGCAGTTCGCCCTGTCGGTCTTCGCCTTGTCCCTGCACCATCTCCCCCCGGCGGCTGCCGCCACCGTCCTGGCCGAGGGCACCCGAGTGGCCGACAAATTGCTGATCATCGACCTGCCGCGGCCACCGGCCCCCGTACATGTGCTGCGTCTGGCGACCATGCTGCCGCTGGCCCCGTTCGTCCCGTTCGTGCACGACGGTGTCATCAGTTCACTGCGCAGCTACAGCTCGTCGGCATTGCGCGCACTGGCCGATCACGCGGGTGTCGACATCGAGTTGCGCAGCAGTCTGTTCGGACCACAGATCGCGGTGGCCACCCGGCGTTAG